The sequence aagttcatcatgccctgtctccagttcatcatgccctgtctcaagtgcaccatgccctgtctcaagttcatcatgccctgtctccagttcatcatgccctgtctcaagttcatcatgccctgtctcaagtgcaccatgccctgtctcaagttcatcatgccctgtctccagttcatcatgccctgtctcaagtgcatcatgccctgtctcaagtgcaccatgccctgtctcgagttcatcatgccctgtctcaagttcatcatgccctgtctcaagttcatcatgccctgtctcgagttcatcatgccctgtctcaagtgcaccatgctCTGTCtcgagttcatcatgccctgtctcaagttcatcatgccctgtctcaagtgcaccatgtcctgtctcaagtgcaccatgtcctgtctcaagtgcaccatgccctgtctcaagttcatcatgccctgtctcaagttcatcatgccctgtctcgagttcatcatgccctgtctcaagtgcaccatgctCTGTCtcga comes from Oncorhynchus gorbuscha isolate QuinsamMale2020 ecotype Even-year linkage group LG24, OgorEven_v1.0, whole genome shotgun sequence and encodes:
- the LOC124012538 gene encoding putative protein TPRXL, with product SSCPVSSSSCPVSSSSCPVSSAPCPVSSSSCPVSSSSCPVSSASCPVSSAPCPVSSSSCPVSSSSCPVSSSSCPVSSSSCPVSSAPCSVSSSSCPVSSSSCPVSSAPCPVSSAPCPVSSAPCPVSSSSCPVSSSSCPVSSSSCPVSSAPCSVSSSSCPVSSSSCPVSSAPCPVSSAPCPVSSAPCPVSSSPCPVSSSSCPVSSSSCPVSSSSCPVSSSSCPVSSSSCPVSSAPCPVSSSSCPVSSSSCPVSSASCPVSSASCPVSSSSCPVSSAPCPVSSASCPVSSSSCPVSSSSCPVS